A region from the uncultured Sunxiuqinia sp. genome encodes:
- a CDS encoding ABC transporter permease, with amino-acid sequence MKNLLKPITRNFIRKPAINLINLLGLAISLVFVIILSVYCYSELSTDTQHANFDRTYLIGKPGAGTNTPAILKPHLDSDIPGIEASIRIGNAWNTPVLQAEDGEPITSDMVFSDPGFFSFFKYNCIEGDAATALNNPMSVVITETLANKLFGQQPAIGKTIKYNNDKLLTVSAVVEESVENTFLNISAVTSIETRKIVQPSEDEYKEWGWSNFQTFVHLNENANPDQTAETIFAIFPKDFQQWVEYIHLIPLKDVYFSNLQTSGAHHIRQGSKSKALILLFVAGLILIIALVNFINITSSQWMERIKQTGVLKVIGATRTNIFRKVLGETFLFFIAAVILALVIMVVVTPIVINYTGIRFSLKSISSPALLGIVLTATLFFSLVLSLIPGVRISSSKAVDNLKKSVNRNNKKSYLQNGLITLQYVISIVLIAFTTLIFKQVEYGSNNLVFNQNNTVAIKLTQQLDKNIVGEELKKIPELQNVSFTQFYPGKELSVWGTDIYMDGKTQEVYFSNFSADAEFFSIMNLEMLRGQLYSDDLSTDKNKVIVNETFLKQFNIDNPIGGNFYMSNRKYEIVGVIKDFNFESVEKPIGPLAIINQGYAAYCLATLSSNNFKTLSATLNKINTITAELSPEFPVEVSFLDAAVQNMYDSEVRFRRTFSLFSISAIIICAMGILAMSIFAAQHRIKEIGIRKVNGAKVSEILSMLNKDFVKWVVIAFIIATPIAYYAMNKWLENFAYKTTLSWWIFALAGVFALGIALLTVSWQSWRAATRNPVEALRYE; translated from the coding sequence ATGAAGAATTTATTAAAACCAATCACCCGAAATTTTATTCGTAAACCAGCGATTAACCTGATAAATTTATTGGGCTTAGCCATCAGTTTGGTGTTTGTTATCATTCTGTCGGTTTATTGCTACAGCGAATTAAGCACCGACACGCAACACGCTAACTTCGACCGCACTTATCTTATTGGTAAACCCGGAGCAGGGACTAATACTCCGGCAATATTAAAACCTCATCTCGATTCGGATATCCCCGGGATAGAGGCATCTATAAGAATAGGCAATGCGTGGAATACTCCTGTTTTACAAGCAGAAGATGGAGAACCTATTACTTCTGATATGGTTTTTTCTGATCCCGGTTTTTTTAGTTTTTTCAAGTATAACTGTATCGAAGGAGATGCTGCCACGGCACTTAATAATCCGATGTCGGTTGTTATTACAGAAACGCTGGCGAATAAGCTTTTTGGTCAACAACCAGCTATTGGCAAAACGATAAAGTACAACAATGATAAATTATTAACGGTATCGGCAGTTGTTGAAGAATCAGTTGAAAATACCTTTCTCAATATTAGTGCAGTTACCTCTATCGAAACAAGAAAGATAGTTCAACCCAGCGAAGATGAATATAAAGAATGGGGATGGTCTAATTTTCAAACGTTTGTACACTTAAACGAAAATGCCAATCCCGACCAGACAGCCGAAACTATTTTCGCTATTTTCCCCAAAGACTTTCAGCAATGGGTTGAATATATTCATTTGATACCATTGAAAGATGTTTATTTCTCTAACCTACAAACTTCCGGTGCACATCACATCCGTCAGGGTAGCAAAAGCAAAGCATTAATCCTGCTGTTTGTAGCCGGTCTTATTCTTATTATTGCATTGGTAAATTTTATCAACATCACCTCGTCGCAATGGATGGAACGCATCAAACAAACCGGCGTTTTGAAAGTAATAGGAGCTACACGAACAAACATTTTCAGAAAAGTATTGGGCGAAACGTTTCTGTTTTTTATTGCTGCCGTAATTCTGGCTCTTGTTATAATGGTTGTTGTCACCCCAATTGTTATAAATTACACAGGCATTCGGTTCAGCTTGAAGTCAATTTCCAGTCCGGCACTTTTAGGTATTGTTCTTACAGCTACCTTGTTCTTTAGTTTGGTATTAAGTCTGATTCCCGGGGTACGTATTTCGTCCTCAAAGGCTGTCGATAATTTAAAAAAATCAGTCAATCGGAACAATAAAAAATCGTATTTACAAAACGGATTAATTACCCTGCAATATGTTATTTCTATTGTATTGATTGCATTTACAACATTAATTTTCAAACAAGTAGAATACGGAAGCAACAATCTTGTTTTTAACCAAAACAATACCGTTGCCATTAAACTCACTCAGCAACTCGATAAAAATATTGTTGGAGAAGAGTTGAAAAAAATACCGGAATTGCAGAATGTGTCCTTCACTCAGTTTTATCCCGGGAAAGAGCTTTCAGTCTGGGGGACAGATATCTACATGGATGGGAAAACACAGGAGGTCTATTTTTCAAATTTCAGTGCCGATGCCGAATTTTTTTCAATTATGAATTTGGAAATGCTGAGAGGACAACTCTACTCCGATGATTTATCCACCGACAAAAACAAGGTGATTGTGAATGAAACTTTTCTGAAACAATTTAATATCGACAATCCGATTGGTGGTAATTTTTATATGAGTAATAGAAAATACGAAATTGTTGGTGTAATAAAAGATTTCAATTTCGAGTCGGTTGAAAAACCAATTGGACCATTGGCAATTATCAATCAAGGCTATGCGGCATATTGTTTAGCAACACTTTCTTCAAACAATTTTAAAACGCTTTCGGCTACACTAAACAAAATCAATACTATAACAGCAGAACTATCGCCTGAATTTCCGGTAGAAGTGAGTTTCCTTGATGCAGCTGTTCAAAATATGTACGACTCGGAAGTTCGGTTTCGCCGTACATTTTCGTTATTCTCGATAAGTGCCATCATCATTTGTGCAATGGGTATTCTGGCTATGTCAATCTTTGCAGCGCAACATCGCATAAAAGAAATCGGAATCCGTAAAGTCAACGGTGCTAAAGTCTCCGAGATACTTTCAATGCTTAACAAAGACTTTGTAAAATGGGTGGTTATTGCCTTTATAATTGCCACACCCATTGCATACTACGCTATGAATAAATGGCTCGAAAACTTTGCCTACAAAACCACCCTGAGTTGGTGGATATTTGCATTGGCGGGCGTATTTGCATTGGGAATTGCGCTACTAACCGTTAGTTGGCAAAGCTGGCGGGCTGCAACGCGAAATCCTGTTGAGGCATTGAGGTATGAATAA